GATGGTGAAGCTGTCTTTTACGGTATCCTAGATTACTGTATCTTTGCTATTTGGACTGGTTACTTGTGTTTCATCATCTGTAAGTATGGTGAATGGCCAGAAGTGGAAGCTAATCCAAGACATGAAATGGCCACACCAGATACGACTTCAGAAAAGAATATACCTGATTCTCCAAGAGCCTCTGGCGCCACTGCAATTGAAGATGTCACTGATGAACCTGATGAGGAAGCACCAGTAACCGGAGCACAGGAAGAACAAGAAGCTCCTATTGGAGGTGCTTGATCCAGCATCCACTCTCAACCCCCCTCCCAATCTATACGTAACGCCATGCAATTTCTATTTAATGACTCTgcgtatatatatatatttaatgatttaatacATTGCCCATTCACATGCACTGTGCATCATGATCACCCTCTTTCTCTTTCctcccccccccccccaCTCACTGTTGTGGACATATgctaaacaataaaaagtaaTGGTCTCAAGAATAGTTCAGTTTTTTGTAAACCCTAAGCCCttatagtattattagtattgtcCCGAGACGACTACAACAATTGGTAGCGTTATTATGTCTTCGTCTCCTGTTTCTGTTAAAGTTCCTCATCCGTTCGATGGGTCTAGAGCTAATTTGTTCCAGTTGAACACCTTCCTACAAGCTCTCAACGTTCAGTTTGTCGTTAAACGTGTCTCTAACGATACCGAAAAGATAGATCATCTCTCCATTAACCTAACTGGCTCGGCCCTTAACTGGTTCGTCACATACTCCACTAATGTCGAAATCACTGATCTTACTTACGCAGCATTCGTTGAAAAATTTCGTAATGCCCATATCGGTAAGCTAGACACTTACAACATTATTCAGAAGATGTCCTCGATGAAACAAGCTCATTCTATTGACGCTTATATAACTGAGTTTGACAACTTACGCCGTTTGCTTCCTTCTGGTTCCTTAATTGAAGACAtgtttattcaattatttgtCAAAGGACTTAAACCCAATACTCGCAAAGAGTTGCATTTACGTCCCATTACCTCTTTTTATGAGGCTACTCAATTGGCCTCTCGTGCTGAAAATTATCTGTATTCAGATGGTTTCTCTGTCGGTTCTTCTGTCGCCCCTGGCCCCTTTATCTTTGATGCAGATGGTGACATTGTTATGACTGTTTGTGGTTCTCGTGGTTCTCGTTCTTCCCGTTTTAGTTCATCTAGTCGCTCTGCTTTTCCTTCTCGTAACCCTGATTCTAATCATTGGCGTCAAAAGTATCGCGAGGTCTGTATGAAACAACGCTTATGTTTTAATTGTATGAGTCCTAACCATCAATCAGCCAAATGCACTCAAGGTTCGAGTTCGTCCTCGTCACATCGTTCCAATAATGCGAGGCCTCTCCAAGCCCACCGTTATTGAGGCATCCCAAGTCGCTTCCACTGTTCCTCTTGATCATGTATCTACTCCTGTTTATTCTCCTGTTATTAATCACCCTGCACCCTCTGTTATCTCTCTCGTCGCACCCTCGTCTGATCCTTCATCCTCACCCTTAGTTGGTCGGTGCCTCGAGCAATCCTGTTCGATTAATGGTATTTCGTTCGACGTTCTGTTTGATACAGGTAGTCCTACGTCGCTTATTAGTTCCGAGATCGTTCATGTTAATAACTGGCCTACATACCCTGTTGAACCCTTCGTTTGGTCTAGTATTCTTCCTGGTCGTCGATCGTCTACTTCTACCGCTACATTTTGTGTTTTCGAAATAACCGGTTCCAAGTTTTCTGCTGCTGCTTATGTCTCGAATGACTTGGTTAATAAAGTTATTGTTGGGTTCCCCGTTGTCTCTAAATATTGGGAGTTGTTATCTCCAGCCTTACCCACTACATCTAGTTCCATTTACGCTGTTGATTGGTTACATGAAGGTTCTGTTTCTGATTTATACCCTAATGAAATTCAAGAAGTATTTGTTGTCTCGTTAGCCGCCAATACGTCATCTGATTCCTTTGCCCTACTTCCCGATGATTTACAAGATGCTTTCTCCTCCACCGTCAGTGATGAGTTATCTCCTTCTGCTGCCTCTCGTACGTTTTCCCACgatattgttttaaaaaaggGGGAGAGTTTACCAAAATTTCCTCCTTATAGACTGACACCATTGTTAACGCAGGAATGTAAACATATCGTTGATGACTTACTTGCAAAAGGTTTTATTGTTAATAGTGATAAGCCATATTCATCCCCAGTATTATTggtaaaaaagaaaaatggtTCTTATTGAATGGTAGTTGATTGCCGTCGGTTAAATAAAAGCACCATAAAAGACCCTTTTCCAATGCCCAGAATAGACGATTTATTTGCTAAAATTGGAGATTGTACTATATTCTCAACATTAGATCTACATTCAGGCTATCACCAAATACCTATGAACCACAAATCTGAAAAGTTAACTGGTTTTACGACCCCGTTTGGCCACTATCATTACAAAGTTATGCCCTTTGGTCTCTGCAACGCCCCTGCAACGTTTTCACGCTATATGCAACAGAGTCTAGGTGATATTCCAAATGTCTATGTGTATTTAGATGATGTTTTAATTGCTTCACCAAGTAAGGAACAACATATGAATGACCTACGAATTGTACTACAGAGAATAAAGGATGCCAAACTAGTATgtaaaaagaagaagtgTCATTTTCTGCAAGACACCGTTGAGTTCTTAGGCCATACGATCAGTGCAAAAGGTATATCCataatagaagaaaaaactAAAGCAATAAAGGAGTATCCAATGACAAATAGCATTAAGACGGCTCAAAGTTTTTTACGAATGGTTAATTACTATCGAAGTTTTATCCAGAATTGTAGTGCAATTTCAAAACCGATAATCCAATACATCTCAAAGAAATGTGAATGGGGTGAAAAACAGACAAACGCAGTAAAAGAgctaaaaaatttgttaaGTTCTGCGCCAGTTCTGGTACCATTCGTTCCAGGTAATACTTACAGGTTGACAACAGATGCTAGTATTGTATTCATTGGTGGTGTATTAGAACGTATggtaaatgataaattaaaaggCGTAGTCGggtattattcaaaaactGTCTCCGATACACAGAGTGGATATGCGGCAGGTGAATTGGAATTACTGGctattatttcaaatttgaatcattttaGATATTATCTGCACGGGCACAAATTTATACTCCGTACAGATCACATTTCCCTGCTTTCGTATCATAGTTTAAAGGAACCATCCAAACGTGATGCTCGTTGGTTGGATTTCTTAGGAGAATTTGACTTTAAACTAGAGTACATAAAAGGTGGTAATAATGTCGTGGCAGACGCATTAAGTCGCCCAGCTGAGATCAATGTTATTAACCAGCAAGATGTGTGTCCAATTTCACAACTAGAAAGTATAACACCCACGGAATGGTTACCGGAATTATCTAAAGATCCCTGGTCTGCTGCTGTTTTGGTTCGGTTAGGTATTATTGTTGATCCAGACATAAGTGATGAAAATAGAACTTTATTCcagaaatatttgaagaaatttaaGTTTGCAAAGTAAGGAATAGAGAGATACgtatttgaatcaaatgTTTTGAAATATGAAGATAGAGTATGCGTTCCAATGTCACGAAAGAACGGTCTTTTAGCCATATATCACGACAGTATGCTTCAGGGTGGCCATTTTGGCTAAAGCACAAcgataaataaaatatgtcCCTTGTATTATTGGCCTTCAATGACGGTAGATATTAAGACTTATGTGAAAAGTTGTCTACAATGTCAGTTGATGAAAAGTTACAGACCTAACGTTGATGGAACCCTAAAACCCTTAAACATTCCTACTGGTCGCTGGTTGGATATTTCCATTGATTTTATTACTGGTGTGCCTGCAACATTGTTCATTAAGATGAACATGATATTGGTTGTGGTAAATCGATTCTCAAAACGTGCTCACTTCATTGCCACCAATAAAGATTGTGGCTCACAAGAAACACTGAATTTACTGTACTGGTTTGTTTTCTGTTACCACGGTTTTCCTCGATCTATTGTATCGGAAAGAGATATTCGCTTTACTACTGGTGtttataaagaattaaCGGAACGTCTAGGTATACAGTTAAAGTTGTCCTCAACAAACCATCCACAAACCGATCGACAGACTGAAGCAACAAATAAGACGCTTGGTCGGTTGTTAAGAAGCTATTGCTGTAACGATCAACGACAATGGGATCGTTTTTTACCACATCTGGAATTTGTATACAACAgtacttttcaaaggtcaTTACAAGCTGCCCCATTTGAAGTTAACATAGGTTTTGTTCCAAATGAACCATTATTAGACACTGGTAATGTGCTGTCATCCCGAAGTGATGCTGCTGTTGAAATTACTAAGAATTTAAAAGCCATTTCGCTACGCACTTCTGATATATTGCGGGAGAATCAAGAAACTCTGGAGTTCCAAACTAACATTCATCGAAACGAACCTAATTACAAGGTTGGTGATTTAGTTTTGCTACACCGTGATGCTTATTTTACTGGGGGAAGGTATACCAAGATACAGCCTATTTTCCTAGGTCCCTTTAAACTGGTTAAACTACAAAATAATACCTGTGAACTGGATTTACCTTCATCATTCAAGAAACATAGaacaattaatataaatgctggaatatgattatatcattttctattaagtggtaaaagactttttatcacgtgactatttaagaaatatattcatttttaattatattatttcctatatatgtctaaataaagtaatcatctttacattttaaacactgtataacgatgtctaactctcttgaatcccagtaaTAAAATGGATTAAGAAGTTTATACACGACAAAGATAGGTACCCAAAAGAATTGCCACGTACACCCACTGAAAGAATTCAGAGAATTCCTGAGATTATTTCGGTCGTTGGCTATGATATCGAATTAGGCATGGTTTACTGTAAGATGCAAGATGTAGACCCTGCGCTAGTCTGTGCTTACCcattagaagaatttgcCCAAGTTCCAAGGTTTAGAGAAACGTCGTTACtgaataatttgaattcatTTGTTGTAAACTAACTTAGGAGTACGATACACTTAAATAGTAACTACCAAAAAACTGAACttaacaatcttattaacttgacaccagttaatccttcgaacttacgaatataattgttgttcgtttttaaactaaataactatgtgaaagaactataaatttatgtcttaaGTCTGGAAAAGCTGacctttaaatacttttcaaaggtcaacgCCAGCTTCTCctattttactttaaataGACTGTTTATAAACTTACTCACAAGGGTAGGAGTGCCCAGTTTAAGTAATTCTGGCTAACTAATAAAGATTATGCATCTAACAGATATTCACAGGGGTACAACCAGCAGTTGCTCAGTGTTATGTATAGTTTCTAGTTAGcaacttgtagatgagtataaagtcAATCTCGTCTACAATACAACAACAAATTAATAAGCGGGTTTAGCTCAGTTGGGAGAGCGCCAGACTGAAGAATACTTCGGTTAAAGATATCTGGAGGTCCTGTGTTCGATCCACAGAAGTCGCATTCTTTTTTTGGCAAATTTCCCGCCCACGTGACATCCCGCGCCCTTTCCCCTTCGGGCAACCGTCCCGCCCGCTTATCTCCGACCTATACCCGACTTAACCCCGACTAACCCCGACGGCCTTTTTCCCTTTTTCCCTTTTTCCgttttttcctttttcttGAATGCAAATCCAGAAAATCCAGAAAAAAAACCGGCTGGTTGCCCGAGACCGCAAATTCAGCAAAACCGCGTCTCGCTGCCCCGTCTTACCAGTGCCAAACAAGTAAACACCCTCTCTATCCTCGTTGGCccttttgtttgttttcGCAGTGCTCCTTTTTTTCCTTTCCGTCGCCCCTCGCCCCCAGTTCCTTCGCTGGgatttctattttaatacaaGACAAATATACAAGACTAGACAAAACAAGTTTACAAGACTAAACTTGACTAGACTAGATAATATTAGATTATATTAGATTATATTAGCTTATACCAGATTATACTAGATTATACCATACTAGACAAGACTAGAAAAAGACTGGAAAAAGACTGGATTAGACTTTATACTGCTACTAGACCAAATAAGATTAGACTATACCAGACTGGATTAGAATCTACTATTTTATACTATtatcataatcataatcataatcataatcataatcataTCATAATACATTAGACTACACTACACTACACTATACGTTTACGCTTTCTTTCACGCGCTCACTCACACACACTCTCTCatataattaaaagaacTTCTCTAGAAATGTCTGACATTGAAGATAACACTGAATCAAGCACACATACCGATCAATTGAACGGGACTCCGAACTCTTCCACCAACACGGACCCTAATTCATCCACCACCTTGACTAATAACCCTAGTGCTGCATCTGCTGCGTTAAATGCTCAAAgagaaagaagaaaaattgaaataaaattcatCGAGAATAAAACAAGACGTCATGTCACTTTCTCCAAGAGAAAACATGGGATCATGAAAAAGGCTTTTGAGTTGTCAGTATTGACTGGTACGCAAGTTCTATTATTGGTTGTTTCTGAAACAGGGCTGGTCTACACATTCTCCACCCCGAAATTCGAACCCATTGTCACTCAACAAGAAGGTAGAAATTTAATCCAAGCTTGTTTGAACGCTCCAGATGACGATGACGACACAAACGCTGCTGCCTCAGGAGATATGGGCCCTGAAGACTCGAAGCAACCTCAACAGCTTACAAACGGTCAACCAGATAACGCCATGATGAAGAATGAGTATGACCAAACAAACCAGCAGATCCCTcagcaacaacagcaacagcaacagcaacagcaacaacagcaacagaTCCCGCAACAGATCCCTCAACAGATTCCACAGCAATTGCCTCAGAATCAAATACGAAACCAAAATATCCCACAACAATCCCAAAATTCTGCAGCAAACGCTCTCTCTCAACAGCAGATGTAtcaacagcaacaacagcaacaacagcaacagcaatCACAGATGCAAATGCAACCAGGTTCCAACTTGCCTCCTCATTtgcaacagcaacaacaacaacctTTACCCCCAATgaatcaacaacaacaacaccCTCAACACCCTCAACAATATTCCTATTTGAACCCAGAACAAAACTCC
The window above is part of the Henningerozyma blattae CBS 6284 chromosome 2, complete genome genome. Proteins encoded here:
- the TBLA0B06840 gene encoding uncharacterized protein, with the protein product MSSSPVSVKVPHPFDGSRANLFQLNTFLQALNVQFVVKRVSNDTEKIDHLSINLTGSALNWFVTYSTNVEITDLTYAAFVEKFRNAHIGKLDTYNIIQKMSSMKQAHSIDAYITEFDNLRRLLPSGSLIEDMFIQLFVKGLKPNTRKELHLRPITSFYEATQLASRAENYLYSDGFSVGSSVAPGPFIFDADGDIVMTVCGSRGSRSSRFSSSSRSAFPSRNPDSNHWRQKYREVCMKQRLCFNCMSPNHQSAKCTQGSSSSSSHRSNNARPLQAHRY
- the TBLA0B06845 gene encoding uncharacterized protein; its protein translation is MRGLSKPTVIEASQVASTVPLDHVSTPVYSPVINHPAPSVISLVAPSSDPSSSPLVGRCLEQSCSINGISFDVLFDTGSPTSLISSEIVHVNNWPTYPVEPFVWSSILPGRRSSTSTATFCVFEITGSKFSAAAYVSNDLVNKVIVGFPVVSKYWELLSPALPTTSSSIYAVDWLHEGSVSDLYPNEIQEVFVVSLAANTSSDSFALLPDDLQDAFSSTVSDELSPSAASRTFSHDIVLKKGESLPKFPPYRLTPLLTQECKHIVDDLLAKGFIVNSDKPYSSPVLLVKKKNGSY
- the TBLA0B06850 gene encoding reverse transcriptase/ribonuclease H family protein gives rise to the protein MVVDCRRLNKSTIKDPFPMPRIDDLFAKIGDCTIFSTLDLHSGYHQIPMNHKSEKLTGFTTPFGHYHYKVMPFGLCNAPATFSRYMQQSLGDIPNVYVYLDDVLIASPSKEQHMNDLRIVLQRIKDAKLVCKKKKCHFLQDTVEFLGHTISAKGISIIEEKTKAIKEYPMTNSIKTAQSFLRMVNYYRSFIQNCSAISKPIIQYISKKCEWGEKQTNAVKELKNLLSSAPVLVPFVPGNTYRLTTDASIVFIGGVLERMVNDKLKGVVGYYSKTVSDTQSGYAAGELELLAIISNLNHFRYYLHGHKFILRTDHISLLSYHSLKEPSKRDARWLDFLGEFDFKLEYIKGGNNVVADALSRPAEINVINQQDVCPISQLESITPTEWLPELSKDPWSAAVLVRLGIIVDPDISDENRTLFQKYLKKFKFAK
- the TBLA0B06855 gene encoding uncharacterized protein, giving the protein MTVDIKTYVKSCLQCQLMKSYRPNVDGTLKPLNIPTGRWLDISIDFITGVPATLFIKMNMILVVVNRFSKRAHFIATNKDCGSQETLNLLYWFVFCYHGFPRSIVSERDIRFTTGVYKELTERLGIQLKLSSTNHPQTDRQTEATNKTLGRLLRSYCCNDQRQWDRFLPHLEFVYNSTFQRSLQAAPFEVNIGFVPNEPLLDTGNVLSSRSDAAVEITKNLKAISLRTSDILRENQETLEFQTNIHRNEPNYKVGDLVLLHRDAYFTGGRYTKIQPIFLGPFKLVKLQNNTCELDLPSSFKKHRTININAGI
- the TBLA0B06860 gene encoding uncharacterized protein (similar to Saccharomyces cerevisiae MCM1 (YMR043W); ancestral locus Anc_2.608) yields the protein MSDIEDNTESSTHTDQLNGTPNSSTNTDPNSSTTLTNNPSAASAALNAQRERRKIEIKFIENKTRRHVTFSKRKHGIMKKAFELSVLTGTQVLLLVVSETGLVYTFSTPKFEPIVTQQEGRNLIQACLNAPDDDDDTNAAASGDMGPEDSKQPQQLTNGQPDNAMMKNEYDQTNQQIPQQQQQQQQQQQQQQQIPQQIPQQIPQQLPQNQIRNQNIPQQSQNSAANALSQQQMYQQQQQQQQQQQSQMQMQPGSNLPPHLQQQQQQPLPPMNQQQQHPQHPQQYSYLNPEQNSVYQQYFQESSQGQY